In Flavobacterium sp. CBA20B-1, one DNA window encodes the following:
- a CDS encoding DnaJ domain-containing protein produces MVYYINSLFLASYLLLFLKKSRSLAIKIIEAALMINYYVVLEIPNFSEETVIKKAYRKLSKKYHPDVNKDPFAHTYFLKINEAYDFLMDANKRFLLHQYLHTVQHAAATNSQETNHVHQKAVAPDILLFAVDKKYFKVGDYILLQWNISNCRRVHISLLGDVHFSGTHYIKMEHFTEEFIILMTVEATDGTLYKYQIKLLYDNSNPVQAAFEKIKAQFPQVDEIHFKKESFFGMNARINGNEFKNRMLFLGTLQAICLVFFILTSLKVILFLLGLILFWLTFAQLYKRAHDTLAYKNKVYYLFVPFYNLYIAAQLFKTPTEPAVNEFGMLPTASKHTFLGWIQQRIGTINQHLTKLQKISMGSFVLLWLVVFIKASVTYNEQPMQLTNHYTETSRPSKQSGINVDYYLVFNEKYAVNVSEDQFYQIVHRKAYNRFALAQERSGEVAYVRMTNSETQQTDKLRFGVLQSSNPLLLLVSLLFLSQLYVWQNLTAPKEKSFANGYMIFALLFYLYGILVTVF; encoded by the coding sequence TCCTAATTTTTCAGAGGAGACCGTTATAAAGAAAGCTTACCGAAAGCTTTCCAAAAAATACCATCCCGATGTGAACAAAGATCCGTTTGCCCACACTTATTTTTTGAAAATAAACGAAGCATATGATTTTTTAATGGATGCCAATAAGCGGTTTCTATTGCATCAATACCTTCACACGGTGCAACATGCAGCTGCCACAAACTCTCAAGAAACCAACCATGTGCACCAAAAAGCAGTTGCACCCGATATTTTGCTTTTTGCTGTTGATAAAAAGTATTTTAAAGTGGGCGATTATATACTGTTGCAATGGAACATATCCAACTGCCGAAGGGTGCATATTAGTTTGTTGGGTGATGTGCATTTTTCGGGAACACACTACATTAAAATGGAACATTTCACCGAAGAATTTATCATTTTAATGACCGTGGAAGCAACAGATGGAACATTGTATAAATACCAAATTAAACTTTTGTACGACAACAGCAATCCTGTTCAAGCGGCCTTTGAAAAAATAAAAGCTCAATTTCCGCAGGTTGATGAAATTCATTTTAAAAAAGAATCATTTTTTGGAATGAATGCCCGAATAAACGGCAATGAATTTAAAAATCGAATGCTTTTTCTTGGAACTTTGCAAGCAATTTGCCTTGTGTTTTTTATTTTAACTTCCTTAAAAGTAATTTTGTTTTTACTAGGATTAATCCTTTTTTGGTTGACCTTCGCCCAACTTTATAAACGGGCACACGACACCTTGGCATACAAAAATAAAGTATATTATTTATTCGTCCCTTTTTATAATTTATATATTGCCGCCCAGCTTTTTAAAACACCTACCGAGCCTGCTGTAAATGAATTTGGAATGCTTCCAACCGCATCAAAACATACTTTTTTAGGTTGGATACAGCAGCGAATTGGAACAATAAACCAGCATTTAACAAAGCTTCAAAAAATATCAATGGGTAGCTTTGTGCTGCTTTGGTTAGTAGTTTTTATCAAAGCTTCTGTTACCTACAACGAACAACCCATGCAGCTCACAAATCATTATACCGAAACTTCGCGCCCTTCTAAACAAAGTGGTATAAACGTTGATTATTATCTAGTTTTTAACGAAAAATATGCTGTAAATGTGAGCGAAGACCAATTTTACCAAATCGTTCATCGCAAAGCATACAATCGGTTTGCCTTGGCACAAGAGCGTAGTGGAGAAGTGGCATACGTTCGCATGACCAACTCAGAAACCCAACAAACCGATAAGTTGCGTTTTGGGGTGTTGCAAAGTTCCAATCCATTGTTGCTGTTAGTGAGTTTGTTGTTTTTAAGTCAGTTATATGTTTGGCAAAATTTAACAGCACCAAAAGAAAAATCTTTTGCAAATGGATATATGATATTTGCACTTCTATTTTATCTGTATGGTATTCTTGTAACTGTTTTTTAA
- a CDS encoding DUF6048 family protein, producing MRTFRFTISLLLLITAKISAQQKAPQKVYPEVYGLRIGTDLVKASRNIWDKNYKGFEVVADYRYNKNWYLAAEAGFEDRFQEDEQLSFTTSGMFLKIGAEKNFHKNWLDMNNLIFVGGRYGLSLHNQTLHRYRVNTGTAYFDEELQYPELKSTGLSAHWLELVVGIKTEVAQNVFIGMNVRLKGLLFQKQPDGFENLYYPGFDQKYSGNIGVGFGYTVSYLIPFKKKMPK from the coding sequence ATGCGCACATTCAGATTTACTATTAGTTTGCTTTTGCTGATAACTGCAAAAATTTCGGCTCAACAAAAAGCACCTCAAAAGGTATATCCAGAAGTTTACGGATTGCGTATTGGTACTGATTTGGTGAAGGCTTCTCGGAACATTTGGGATAAAAACTACAAGGGATTTGAAGTGGTTGCTGATTACCGCTACAATAAAAATTGGTATTTGGCTGCCGAAGCGGGTTTTGAAGACCGTTTTCAAGAAGATGAACAACTTTCGTTTACCACCAGCGGTATGTTTTTAAAAATTGGGGCCGAAAAAAACTTTCACAAGAATTGGTTGGATATGAACAACCTTATTTTTGTAGGCGGACGATATGGGTTAAGTTTACACAACCAAACCTTGCACCGCTACCGTGTGAATACCGGTACGGCATATTTTGATGAAGAGCTGCAATATCCAGAATTGAAATCAACCGGACTTTCTGCGCATTGGTTGGAATTGGTGGTTGGAATTAAAACCGAAGTGGCACAAAATGTGTTCATTGGTATGAACGTTCGTTTAAAAGGTTTGCTGTTTCAAAAACAACCCGACGGTTTTGAAAACTTGTATTATCCAGGGTTTGATCAAAAATACAGCGGCAATATTGGCGTGGGCTTTGGTTACACAGTGAGCTATTTGATTCCTTTTAAAAAGAAGATGCCTAAATAA
- a CDS encoding DUF6452 family protein: protein MKKLTCVVLCLFAFSACEKDDICVGGESVTPNVVIDLFDRLDSQLLKPAPKISIFVEGYTDTIVFRNTSKIEIPLQINTTETVWNIRLHQLNSSNDTILKNDQLRFTYTPEAFYVSKACGYKTVFYNFNSVKLPNTSSDGWIENIFKVTNEISNNNNAHIQIYY, encoded by the coding sequence ATGAAAAAACTAACATGTGTTGTTCTATGCCTTTTTGCATTTTCAGCTTGCGAAAAAGATGATATTTGTGTGGGCGGCGAGTCGGTTACGCCCAATGTGGTGATTGATTTATTTGATCGGCTTGATTCGCAATTGTTAAAACCAGCTCCCAAAATCAGTATTTTTGTGGAAGGTTATACAGATACAATTGTGTTTAGAAACACTTCTAAAATAGAAATTCCGTTGCAAATAAACACTACTGAAACCGTTTGGAATATTCGTTTGCATCAATTAAATTCGTCAAATGATACCATTTTGAAAAACGATCAATTGCGGTTTACCTATACCCCCGAAGCGTTTTATGTATCAAAAGCTTGTGGCTACAAAACGGTTTTCTACAATTTTAACAGTGTAAAATTACCCAATACTTCCAGTGATGGCTGGATTGAAAATATTTTTAAAGTAACAAACGAAATTTCAAACAACAACAATGCGCACATTCAGATTTACTATTAG
- a CDS encoding GLPGLI family protein, protein MNIFHVLILFLSCQIMGAQTNDYKITYKRFEDNLKKDAILYVKQGEPTVMHIISASTVPVKVIKDTTYIDENGATVWKKGTGSTDYSKFPDDYIKVDHIANKIEMIKDVQKRNFLVTDELNYMWNITNETKKIQNYTCYKATTSFRGNTFEAWFTPDIPINAGPWKWYGLPGLILEATDTDKSVVFKIEKMEQLTVVIPFPSKGLEKITLQQYFKKGDEAMDALLVEMSNDRTTKITYTPLGRFGLERVYEWEQEPQKQ, encoded by the coding sequence ATGAACATATTTCATGTACTTATTTTATTCTTAAGTTGCCAAATAATGGGAGCGCAAACCAATGATTATAAAATTACCTACAAACGCTTTGAAGATAATCTTAAAAAAGACGCTATTTTGTATGTAAAACAAGGTGAACCAACGGTAATGCACATTATTTCAGCCTCTACTGTTCCTGTAAAAGTGATAAAAGACACCACTTATATAGATGAAAACGGTGCTACGGTATGGAAAAAAGGCACTGGTTCTACAGATTATAGTAAATTTCCAGATGATTATATAAAAGTAGATCATATAGCCAATAAAATAGAAATGATTAAAGATGTTCAAAAGAGGAATTTCTTGGTTACAGATGAGCTGAATTATATGTGGAACATAACAAACGAAACCAAAAAAATTCAAAATTATACGTGTTACAAAGCCACCACTTCCTTCCGTGGGAATACTTTTGAGGCGTGGTTTACGCCCGATATTCCTATAAATGCAGGACCTTGGAAATGGTACGGTTTGCCAGGTCTTATTCTAGAAGCCACCGATACAGACAAAAGTGTGGTTTTTAAAATAGAAAAAATGGAACAACTCACAGTCGTAATACCGTTTCCTTCAAAAGGATTAGAAAAAATAACTTTGCAGCAGTATTTTAAAAAGGGAGATGAAGCAATGGATGCTCTCTTGGTAGAAATGAGTAATGACCGAACTACTAAAATCACTTATACACCTTTAGGTAGATTTGGCTTGGAACGGGTTTACGAATGGGAACAAGAACCCCAAAAACAATAG
- a CDS encoding GLPGLI family protein, with protein sequence MKYKILIVMFCVFNFMKIQSQNIIVSYQEIFNVHLPINNNSNLLITDMLSYYIINHNSKSEEYNVENDMSNEGKNTVQYFVGNEQSVFVKNLNKNIIEYNQMLGNNQYIITDSLPNIQWNITKEEKHIANYRVLKATTKFRGRNWEAWFTPDIPVSAGPWKLSGLPGLILQAYDTTKTYQFVAKKINYADFKPPIFSTNKKVALKDFIKLEKENYEAFLSLIQPDRSSNESMTVDELPNSDRELLYEWEEQPLKQ encoded by the coding sequence ATGAAGTATAAAATTTTGATTGTTATGTTTTGTGTATTTAATTTTATGAAAATACAATCACAAAACATAATTGTAAGCTATCAAGAAATATTTAATGTTCATTTGCCTATTAACAATAATTCAAATTTGCTAATAACCGATATGCTCAGTTATTACATCATCAATCATAACTCAAAAAGCGAAGAATATAATGTTGAAAACGATATGAGTAATGAAGGTAAAAATACGGTTCAATATTTTGTTGGAAATGAGCAAAGTGTTTTTGTTAAAAACTTAAATAAAAATATCATTGAATATAATCAAATGTTAGGTAACAATCAATACATAATAACAGATTCGCTTCCTAATATTCAATGGAATATAACTAAAGAAGAAAAACATATAGCAAATTATAGAGTATTAAAGGCTACTACAAAATTTAGAGGGAGAAATTGGGAAGCATGGTTTACTCCAGACATACCTGTTAGCGCAGGGCCATGGAAATTATCAGGTTTGCCGGGTTTAATTTTACAAGCATATGATACTACCAAAACGTATCAATTTGTTGCTAAGAAGATAAACTATGCTGATTTTAAACCACCAATTTTCTCAACTAATAAAAAGGTGGCCTTAAAGGATTTTATCAAATTAGAAAAAGAAAATTATGAAGCTTTCCTTAGTTTAATTCAACCAGATAGATCTAGTAACGAATCTATGACAGTTGATGAACTTCCTAATTCAGATAGAGAACTCCTCTACGAATGGGAAGAACAACCTTTAAAACAATAG
- a CDS encoding GLPGLI family protein, whose product MTKTISIFLFLFFSISGHTQNDLYFIYKNVYNTDYPLERQSVVKYNETHNSVVYNEIMSSTKHQTALNQITQEENNITVRTPNADSYLTNNSGTINFTKKYGLNTIVSVADSVSFQWQLTNEKKLINGYECYKAQSNFRGRTWEAWYCPKIAVNYGPWKFWGLPGLIFEVSDTNKIYNFFLTKIEKQLDMNIEYPNQYKQITLKELILNEEYEGVLDNLDRNVEVEVNFVRKTPELIYEWEEEPKKQ is encoded by the coding sequence ATGACTAAAACAATATCAATATTTCTTTTTCTGTTTTTTTCAATATCGGGTCATACGCAAAATGATTTATACTTCATTTATAAAAATGTTTATAATACTGATTATCCACTTGAAAGGCAATCGGTTGTGAAGTATAATGAAACACACAATTCGGTTGTGTATAATGAGATAATGAGTTCCACAAAACATCAAACAGCATTAAATCAAATTACGCAAGAAGAAAATAATATTACAGTTAGAACACCAAACGCAGATTCCTATTTAACGAATAATTCAGGCACAATAAATTTTACTAAAAAATATGGTCTTAATACCATTGTTAGTGTTGCCGATAGTGTTTCCTTTCAATGGCAACTTACAAACGAGAAAAAATTGATTAACGGATATGAATGCTACAAAGCCCAATCCAATTTTAGAGGACGAACATGGGAAGCTTGGTATTGTCCTAAAATAGCTGTGAACTATGGTCCCTGGAAATTTTGGGGATTGCCCGGACTAATTTTTGAAGTTTCTGATACCAACAAAATTTATAATTTTTTCTTAACCAAAATAGAAAAACAGCTAGATATGAATATCGAATATCCTAATCAATATAAACAAATTACACTTAAAGAGTTGATTTTAAATGAAGAATATGAAGGTGTGCTAGATAATTTAGACAGAAATGTAGAAGTAGAGGTAAATTTTGTAAGAAAAACCCCAGAACTCATCTACGAATGGGAAGAAGAACCTAAAAAACAATAG
- a CDS encoding GLPGLI family protein translates to MKKKSFTIIFCLFIACYSFGQSNGILIEYLQVFDTEVPVEMKGYLYALPSEAIYEELLETRRPLSEKIVKNENEVVEVYQPLINDNKIFNVDINNKDVEYFEYLISSKKSKITDEFSIKWTTLNEKKMINDIECYKATTDFRGRKWEAWYAPSIPYSFGPWKFYGLPGLIISIHDESKRYNFAVKKIENLKENIYNDKLKQFKSIKYDVQQTLKQFVLEREEIVESAFSSGATERGTEIIREKRKRSGIEPIYEWEEQPIEY, encoded by the coding sequence ATGAAAAAAAAATCTTTTACTATTATTTTTTGTTTATTTATAGCGTGTTATTCTTTCGGTCAATCTAATGGTATTTTAATTGAGTATCTTCAAGTTTTTGATACAGAAGTACCTGTTGAAATGAAAGGTTATTTATACGCTTTACCTTCAGAAGCAATTTATGAAGAGTTACTTGAAACAAGAAGACCTTTAAGTGAAAAAATTGTAAAAAATGAAAATGAAGTTGTTGAAGTTTATCAGCCTTTAATTAATGATAACAAAATATTTAATGTTGATATTAATAATAAAGATGTAGAATATTTTGAATATTTAATATCATCTAAAAAATCTAAAATCACAGATGAATTCTCCATAAAGTGGACCACTCTTAATGAAAAAAAGATGATAAATGATATTGAGTGTTATAAAGCAACTACCGATTTCAGAGGAAGAAAATGGGAAGCTTGGTATGCACCTTCAATTCCTTATTCATTCGGACCTTGGAAATTTTATGGCTTACCAGGTTTAATCATTTCCATTCATGATGAAAGTAAACGTTATAATTTTGCAGTTAAAAAAATTGAAAACCTCAAAGAAAATATTTACAATGACAAATTAAAACAATTTAAAAGCATTAAATATGATGTGCAACAAACGTTAAAACAATTTGTTTTGGAAAGAGAAGAAATTGTGGAATCAGCTTTTTCTAGTGGTGCCACTGAAAGAGGAACTGAAATCATCAGGGAAAAAAGAAAACGATCAGGAATAGAACCAATTTACGAATGGGAAGAACAACCAATTGAATATTAG
- a CDS encoding GLPGLI family protein, with translation MKATRITYIFMLVYFTAQASFSQKLVTIDYTSYYDLNFPKKIPSQLIYNNNESIFVEYISKAEDWDSQNVTDSILGISLAGFEQTFSSPITSESFFYRINIQPQTILFNEIYKAQNAWIKDEFEKIEWKITTETKNIASLKCYKAIANFRGNVWNAWFSYDLPGSFGPWKLSGLPGTILQASTSNKKIQFIANKISYSNEPITITPVVKNDLVKFKDFIEFKYNLTPNADLSRGELPQNILFRDPLEPIYEWEQEPQKQ, from the coding sequence ATGAAAGCCACTAGAATTACATACATTTTTATGCTAGTGTATTTTACAGCACAAGCTTCTTTTTCACAGAAGCTTGTTACTATTGATTATACCTCATATTATGATTTAAACTTTCCCAAAAAAATACCTTCACAGTTAATTTACAATAACAACGAATCAATTTTTGTAGAGTATATAAGCAAAGCTGAAGATTGGGATAGTCAAAATGTAACAGACAGTATTCTAGGGATTTCCTTAGCAGGTTTTGAACAAACATTTAGTAGTCCCATCACTTCTGAGAGTTTTTTTTATCGTATCAATATCCAGCCACAAACAATTCTATTTAATGAGATCTATAAAGCACAAAACGCTTGGATAAAAGATGAATTTGAAAAAATAGAATGGAAAATAACAACAGAAACCAAAAATATTGCAAGTTTAAAATGCTATAAAGCAATAGCAAACTTTAGAGGTAATGTTTGGAACGCTTGGTTTTCGTATGATTTACCAGGATCTTTTGGTCCTTGGAAACTTTCTGGTTTACCAGGTACCATTTTACAGGCAAGCACATCAAATAAAAAAATTCAGTTTATAGCAAATAAAATCAGCTATTCAAATGAACCGATTACAATAACGCCCGTAGTAAAAAATGATCTTGTTAAGTTTAAAGATTTTATTGAATTTAAATACAATCTAACTCCAAATGCAGACTTAAGTCGCGGAGAATTGCCTCAAAATATCCTTTTTCGAGATCCCTTAGAACCAATCTACGAATGGGAACAAGAACCCCAAAAACAATAG
- a CDS encoding GLPGLI family protein: protein MTKTISIFLFLFFSISGHTQNDLYFIYKNVYNTDYPLERQSVVKYNETYNSVVYKEIMSSTKHQTALNQITQEENNITVRTPYTDSYLTNNSGTINFTKKYGLNTIVSVADSVSFQWQLTNEKKVINGYECYKAQSNFRGRKWEAWYCPKIAVNYGPWKFWGLPGLIFEVSDTNKIYNFFLTKIEKQLDMNIEYPNQYKQITLKELILNEEYEGVLDNLDRNVEVEVNFVRKTPELIYEWEEEQKK, encoded by the coding sequence ATGACAAAAACAATATCAATATTTCTTTTTCTGTTTTTTTCAATATCGGGTCATACACAAAATGATTTATACTTCATTTATAAAAATGTTTATAATACTGATTATCCCCTTGAAAGACAATCGGTTGTGAAGTATAATGAAACATACAATTCGGTTGTGTATAAAGAAATAATGAGTTCAACAAAACATCAAACAGCATTAAATCAAATTACGCAAGAAGAAAATAATATTACAGTTAGAACACCATACACAGATTCCTATTTAACGAATAATTCAGGTACAATAAATTTTACTAAAAAATATGGTCTTAATACCATTGTTAGTGTTGCCGATAGTGTTTCCTTTCAATGGCAACTTACAAACGAGAAAAAAGTGATTAATGGATATGAATGCTACAAAGCCCAATCCAATTTTAGAGGACGAAAATGGGAAGCTTGGTATTGTCCTAAAATAGCTGTGAACTATGGTCCCTGGAAATTTTGGGGATTGCCCGGACTAATTTTTGAAGTTTCTGATACCAACAAAATTTATAATTTTTTCTTAACCAAAATAGAAAAACAGCTAGATATGAATATCGAATATCCTAATCAATACAAACAAATTACACTTAAAGAGTTGATTTTAAATGAAGAATATGAAGGAGTGCTAGATAATTTAGACAGAAATGTAGAAGTAGAGGTAAATTTTGTAAGAAAAACCCCAGAACTCATCTACGAATGGGAAGAAGAACAAAAAAAGTAA
- a CDS encoding TonB-dependent receptor — MPKTLITLLLILLTTVSLYSQTVCKGTVVSVAKEPISNASVLIKNTEDHILQFGFTNAQGSFSIQTENEGSFVVEVNKMGFEKQQQPITITKDKKEYNLLFTLEESNEVLEDLVIEIDNPIQLRGDTLSYDAKAFSTGREVVVEDLLKNIPGITVEKDGKIKFEDTEIEKVMVDGDDFFNRGYSILTKNMPNKPLDKVQVLRRYSNNKLLKGVEESNKVALNLTIDEEYKDLWFGDISAGYGLATENRYEVSGNLMNFSKKYKNFLTYGLNNVGQDRVGSLESMFYNNYEVESIGNGGQLYQLMGLYGARAGQLKDHRTRINNAEHVSLSSIVPITEKLKIKAVGFLGFDENYAFNNSYSITNVGATYFENTENNLFKSHLKSGYVNLLATYDVSKTQMLQVSSVYNQGNTNNTNDLTFNGKNTLENLQTNNTFFDQKITYTHKWNDKNVVLLKTRYFTNKLPQFYSINDYLMGDLFAFDATAMNNDITNNKTFAGIEADFKLKQKNNDLIEFQVGYEHHNQSMNTVFQLFNDSEIVRPDGFQTDSSFTLSNFYAKSGYTWKWNTFKVSGRAEAHQLFNSFSTIQTNKKQHPFYVNPSVHFMWDVTPTHHFNGSYMINFNNTSFVDVNDTYLLTSSRSFSKGLGQFRLTDSQMANIGYSIRHYLNRYRFSLNFNYSKQTNVLTNRSFIEQNSSLSESVFIKGGDTFGVNFASNFYFRKIKSNLKLESNYTYSTSFNEVNNSGLRKNNFANQRYNMEWRTSFKSPFNFHIGSEWNRFKVKSPDFENSFTNVFNFLDVYYKIGELLDIKAVTEHYYFGNLAANQRNHVFLDFEATYKFKGDKYTLSLRGNNLFNKQNFTTFNVSDIGYSSTSYRLMPRFLLLTAKYRFSL; from the coding sequence ATGCCAAAAACACTAATAACCCTATTGCTAATACTACTCACAACCGTTTCTTTGTACTCACAAACTGTTTGCAAAGGAACGGTTGTTTCTGTGGCTAAAGAACCCATTTCAAATGCATCGGTTTTAATAAAAAATACCGAAGATCATATTTTGCAGTTTGGTTTTACCAACGCACAAGGCAGTTTCAGCATTCAAACCGAAAACGAAGGCAGCTTTGTGGTAGAGGTAAACAAAATGGGCTTTGAAAAGCAACAACAACCCATCACCATTACCAAAGACAAAAAAGAATACAACCTACTGTTTACGTTAGAAGAAAGCAATGAAGTGTTAGAAGATTTGGTCATAGAAATCGATAATCCCATACAGCTGCGGGGCGACACCCTTAGCTACGACGCTAAAGCGTTCAGCACCGGCCGCGAAGTGGTAGTAGAAGATTTACTGAAAAACATTCCGGGCATTACCGTTGAAAAAGACGGTAAAATAAAGTTTGAAGACACCGAAATTGAAAAAGTAATGGTAGATGGCGACGATTTTTTTAACCGTGGGTACAGCATTCTTACCAAAAATATGCCCAACAAACCGCTTGATAAAGTGCAGGTTTTACGCCGTTACAGCAACAATAAATTATTAAAAGGAGTTGAAGAAAGTAACAAAGTCGCGCTAAACCTAACGATTGATGAAGAATACAAAGACTTGTGGTTTGGCGATATCAGTGCCGGTTATGGTTTGGCTACAGAAAACCGCTATGAAGTTTCGGGCAACTTGATGAACTTCAGTAAAAAATATAAAAACTTTTTAACCTACGGTTTAAACAATGTGGGTCAAGACCGTGTGGGATCTTTAGAGAGCATGTTTTACAACAATTACGAAGTAGAATCTATTGGAAATGGCGGACAGCTGTATCAGCTAATGGGTTTATATGGTGCAAGAGCCGGTCAGTTAAAAGACCACCGCACCCGCATCAATAATGCCGAACATGTTTCGCTGAGTTCAATTGTGCCCATAACCGAAAAGTTAAAAATAAAAGCAGTTGGTTTTCTTGGATTCGATGAAAACTATGCTTTTAACAACAGTTACAGCATTACCAATGTGGGTGCAACGTATTTTGAAAACACCGAAAACAACCTGTTTAAAAGTCATTTAAAAAGTGGTTATGTGAATCTTTTAGCAACCTATGATGTTTCTAAAACCCAAATGCTGCAAGTTAGTTCGGTTTATAATCAAGGAAATACCAACAATACCAACGATTTAACATTTAATGGCAAAAATACTTTAGAAAATCTGCAAACTAACAACACCTTTTTCGATCAAAAAATCACTTATACCCACAAATGGAACGATAAAAATGTTGTATTGCTAAAAACCAGGTATTTTACCAACAAGTTGCCGCAATTTTACAGCATCAACGATTATTTAATGGGCGATTTGTTTGCGTTTGATGCAACGGCAATGAACAACGACATCACCAACAACAAAACATTCGCAGGCATTGAAGCCGATTTTAAACTGAAACAAAAAAACAACGATTTAATTGAATTTCAAGTAGGATATGAGCATCACAACCAATCCATGAATACTGTTTTTCAATTGTTTAATGATTCGGAAATTGTTCGCCCCGATGGATTTCAAACCGATAGTTCGTTTACCTTGAGCAATTTCTATGCAAAAAGCGGATACACTTGGAAATGGAACACCTTTAAAGTTTCGGGTAGGGCAGAAGCACATCAATTGTTCAATAGTTTTTCTACCATACAAACCAATAAAAAACAGCATCCTTTTTATGTGAATCCTTCCGTACATTTCATGTGGGATGTAACGCCTACGCATCATTTCAACGGATCGTACATGATTAATTTTAACAATACTTCGTTTGTTGATGTGAACGATACGTATTTGTTAACATCCTCACGAAGTTTCTCAAAAGGTTTGGGGCAATTCCGCCTTACCGATTCGCAAATGGCAAATATCGGATACAGCATTCGCCACTATTTAAACCGCTATCGTTTTTCGTTAAATTTCAATTACAGCAAGCAAACCAATGTGCTTACCAATCGCAGTTTTATTGAACAAAACAGCTCGCTAAGCGAAAGTGTTTTTATAAAAGGCGGCGATACTTTTGGAGTGAATTTTGCAAGTAATTTTTATTTTAGAAAGATAAAAAGCAACTTAAAACTTGAAAGTAATTACACCTATTCCACATCATTTAACGAAGTAAACAATTCCGGACTACGCAAAAACAATTTTGCCAATCAGCGCTACAATATGGAATGGCGCACCAGTTTTAAAAGCCCGTTCAATTTTCATATCGGCAGCGAATGGAATCGTTTCAAAGTAAAATCGCCCGATTTTGAAAACAGCTTTACAAACGTTTTCAACTTTTTAGATGTGTATTATAAAATTGGGGAATTATTAGATATTAAAGCAGTAACCGAACATTACTATTTTGGCAATTTAGCAGCTAACCAACGCAACCATGTTTTTCTAGATTTCGAAGCCACTTATAAATTTAAAGGCGATAAATACACCTTGAGTTTACGAGGAAATAATTTGTTTAACAAGCAAAATTTCACAACTTTCAATGTGAGCGATATTGGTTACAGCAGTACTAGCTATCGTTTAATGCCTCGTTTTTTGTTGCTAACCGCAAAATACAGGTTCAGTTTATAA